A window of the Paraburkholderia sp. ZP32-5 genome harbors these coding sequences:
- a CDS encoding IclR family transcriptional regulator domain-containing protein → MTSIKRPVNGQDGETSSEETGEAPAQGRAKEGMAGLAKGLAIIEAFGASTSRMTVADAARYADLSRPAARRCLLTLVDLGYLSHDGKFFMPLPRMLRLGSAYLSTSSLPQIAQPLLAEARDELQESVSLGVLDDGYAVFVARAEAVRLVSTGVKLGGRLPAYCSATARVLLSELSDDEIRRHLDAVPMQPLTAHTLTDVVAVTAAIRQAKADGYALSYDELEVGMCSMAVPVRGRSGTIEAAISVSAFSGRVSRETLTQSFLPALQRVAQRVQRAL, encoded by the coding sequence ATGACATCGATCAAAAGGCCTGTCAACGGACAGGACGGCGAGACTTCGTCCGAAGAAACCGGCGAAGCGCCTGCACAAGGGCGTGCGAAGGAAGGAATGGCGGGGCTCGCGAAGGGGCTCGCGATCATCGAAGCGTTCGGTGCATCGACCAGCCGGATGACCGTCGCGGACGCCGCGCGTTACGCCGATCTGAGCCGGCCGGCCGCGCGCCGTTGTCTGCTGACGCTCGTCGATCTGGGCTATCTGTCGCACGACGGCAAGTTCTTCATGCCGCTGCCGCGCATGCTGCGGCTCGGCAGTGCGTACCTGAGCACGTCGTCGCTGCCGCAGATCGCGCAGCCGCTGCTCGCCGAGGCGCGCGATGAATTGCAGGAGTCCGTTTCGCTGGGGGTGCTGGACGATGGTTACGCGGTGTTCGTCGCGCGCGCGGAGGCGGTGCGGCTCGTGTCGACCGGCGTCAAGCTAGGCGGACGGTTGCCCGCGTACTGCTCGGCGACCGCGCGCGTGCTGCTGTCGGAATTGAGCGACGACGAGATTCGTCGTCATCTGGACGCGGTGCCCATGCAGCCGCTTACCGCGCATACGCTCACGGACGTCGTCGCGGTAACGGCGGCAATCAGGCAGGCGAAGGCTGACGGCTATGCGCTCAGCTATGACGAACTCGAAGTCGGCATGTGTTCGATGGCCGTGCCGGTGCGCGGGCGCAGCGGCACGATCGAGGCGGCGATCAGCGTCAGTGCGTTTTCGGGGCGGGTTAGCCGCGAAACGCTAACGCAGTCGTTTCTTCCCGCGTTGCAGCGGGTCGCGCAACGCGTGCAGCGCGCGCTTTAG
- a CDS encoding FAD-dependent oxidoreductase, with protein MLLTPDAEVQGTQVSDAPYSSLSTRQHQMFPTLTRAELERVRRFGELRDWQAGEQVYKSGHPSPGMLVILSGRVRMTRRDRHGVEHTVTEHGPSQFSAEVGQLSGRPSLVDGTAVEPVSAVVIAPDRLRELIVAEAEIGERMMRALILRRVALIEQGAGPVLVGKSHDARLRSLQGFLTRNSHPHTVVDESDEEAFRLTEEFGAEADDLPLVICPDGKVLRRPTDPELASHLGLLPDLDEQCVYDVAIVGAGPAGLATAVYAASEGLSVVVLDSRAPGGQAGASSRIENYLGFPTGISGQALAGRAFAQAQKFGAHIAIPMTVKALHCDEHPHRLELTCKKGLRIGNIRAHSIVIASGAVYRGANLDGLDKLDGRGVYYWASPVEAKLCRHQEIVVVGGGNSAGQGIVYLASHCAHIHVLIRRGGFEATMSRYLIDRIRSLPNVTVHPHSEVGWLETDDTGLSCIGLKAPLPDGADRFDLRHLFLFTGAQPNTAWLRTCGVQLDSKGFVLTGSDSACDLETSVKGVYAIGDARAGSTKRVAAAVGEGAAVVAQIHQALAARSGEYQPC; from the coding sequence ATGCTTTTAACGCCCGATGCCGAAGTGCAAGGCACTCAAGTTTCCGACGCACCCTATTCGTCGCTGTCGACACGACAGCATCAGATGTTTCCGACGCTGACGCGCGCGGAACTCGAGCGCGTACGCCGCTTCGGCGAACTGCGCGACTGGCAGGCCGGCGAGCAGGTCTATAAATCCGGCCATCCGAGCCCAGGCATGCTCGTGATACTGTCGGGCCGGGTACGCATGACCCGCCGCGACCGGCATGGCGTCGAGCACACGGTCACCGAGCATGGTCCGTCGCAGTTCTCCGCTGAAGTGGGCCAACTGTCCGGCCGCCCGTCGCTGGTCGACGGCACCGCGGTCGAGCCCGTCAGCGCAGTGGTAATCGCACCGGACCGCCTGCGCGAGCTGATCGTCGCGGAAGCCGAAATCGGCGAGCGCATGATGCGCGCGCTGATCCTGCGGCGCGTTGCGCTGATCGAGCAAGGTGCCGGGCCGGTGCTGGTCGGCAAGAGTCACGACGCGCGGCTACGGTCGCTGCAAGGCTTCCTGACGCGTAACAGCCATCCGCATACGGTCGTCGACGAAAGCGATGAAGAGGCGTTTCGCCTCACTGAAGAATTCGGCGCGGAAGCCGACGATCTGCCGCTCGTGATCTGCCCGGACGGCAAGGTGCTGCGCCGCCCGACCGATCCCGAACTGGCCTCGCATCTCGGCCTGCTGCCGGACCTCGACGAGCAGTGCGTGTACGACGTGGCGATCGTCGGCGCGGGGCCCGCGGGGCTCGCTACGGCGGTTTACGCCGCCTCCGAAGGGCTGTCGGTGGTCGTGCTCGACAGCCGCGCGCCGGGCGGCCAGGCGGGCGCCAGTTCGCGCATCGAGAACTACCTGGGTTTCCCGACCGGCATCTCGGGCCAGGCGCTGGCCGGCCGCGCATTCGCGCAGGCGCAGAAGTTCGGCGCGCACATCGCGATTCCGATGACGGTCAAGGCGCTGCACTGCGACGAACATCCGCATCGGCTCGAACTCACCTGCAAGAAGGGCCTTCGCATCGGCAACATCCGCGCGCATTCGATCGTGATCGCGAGCGGCGCCGTGTATCGCGGCGCGAATCTGGATGGGCTCGACAAGCTCGACGGCCGCGGCGTCTATTACTGGGCGTCGCCGGTCGAAGCGAAACTGTGCAGGCATCAGGAAATCGTCGTGGTGGGCGGCGGCAATTCGGCCGGCCAGGGCATCGTCTATCTGGCGTCGCACTGCGCGCACATTCACGTGCTGATTCGCCGCGGCGGCTTCGAAGCGACGATGTCGCGCTATCTGATCGACCGCATCCGCTCACTGCCGAACGTGACCGTGCATCCGCACAGCGAAGTCGGTTGGCTCGAAACAGACGATACGGGGCTGTCGTGCATCGGCCTGAAGGCGCCGCTGCCCGACGGTGCGGATCGCTTCGATCTGCGCCATCTGTTCCTGTTCACCGGCGCGCAACCGAACACCGCATGGCTACGCACCTGCGGCGTACAGCTCGACAGCAAAGGCTTCGTTCTGACCGGCAGCGATTCGGCGTGCGATCTGGAAACATCGGTAAAAGGCGTGTACGCGATCGGCGATGCGCGCGCCGGTTCGACGAAGCGCGTCGCGGCGGCGGTAGGCGAAGGCGCGGCGGTGGTCGCGCAGATCCATCAGGCGCTTGCCGCGCGCTCCGGCGAATATCAGCCTTGCTAA